In Arctopsyche grandis isolate Sample6627 chromosome 13, ASM5162203v2, whole genome shotgun sequence, one DNA window encodes the following:
- the flfl gene encoding serine/threonine-protein phosphatase 4 regulatory subunit 3 flfl isoform X1 has product MTDTRRRVKLYALNAERQWDDRGTGHVSSCYVERLKGTSLLVRAEADSSLLLESKIQPDTAYQKQQDTLIVWSEGDNFDLALSFQEKAGCDEIWEKICQVQGKDPSVEITQDIVEESEDERFEDMSDIGLAIELPAVELSRLEDIKKVMTNCLMTPPHKEKLSLALESENYIKKLLNLFHMCEDLDNLEGLHHLYEIFRGIFLLNQTSLFETMFSEESIFDVVGCLEYDPSSSQPKKHREYLRELAKFKEVIPIKNQELLAKIHQTYRVQYIQDVVFHTPTVFEENMLSALSSFIFFNKVEIVKIIEEDERFLTDLFKQLTDVKTSDLKRRDLVLFLKELCSFSQNLQPPDKDAFYKTLVSLGILPALEITLGVDDQKTKTASIDILTYIVEFSPSVVRDYTLQQENQDEEQLLLNIIIEQMLRDHDPELGGAVQLMGVLRILLDPENMLSSANKSEKADFLNFFYKHGLQTLIAPLLSYTCGDMPSNEEYHTVQLLGLVLELMSFCVEHHTYHIKNCVINKDLLRKVLVLMNSTHTFLVLGALRVMRKIIALKDEFYNRYIIKGNLFNPVVEAFLRNNGRYNLLDSAILEMFEFIKVEDIKSLCLHVVEEFGKVLENIEYVQTFKTLKKKYDQLQERPKDRDRGGIIGVTEGVVPSILRASRNRRDARQIDEEEEMWFDDEEAFEGGTTEDDSVVPTPPPALPSVPEPDLDSIGKLIDKKNEIGLVNAVNGPHRTVTPNSPPLQTTTVQSSEEIHLPEPKLFNKGLVDYEGDSDEEEDAPMETNDDVVAGTPVVAAESTGPPLTPPPDDADNADSPTRQAKRPRLS; this is encoded by the exons TCTGTTGTTGGAGAGCAAAATACAGCCAGACACGGCCTATCAGAAACAACAAGACACGCTCATCGTCTGGTCGGAGGGAGACAACTTTGACCTGGCTTTAAGTTTTCAAGAAAAAGCTGGGTGCGATGAGATTTGGGAGAAAATTTgtcag GTGCAAGGAAAGGATCCATCCGTTGAAATCACTCAAGACATAGTCGAAGAATCTGAAGATGAGCGATTCGAGGATATGTCCGACATCGGACTTGCAATCGAGCTTCCTGCAGTCGAACTGTCGCGGCTCGAAGACATAAAAAAAGTGATGACGAATTGTCTGATGACGCCGCCACACAAAGAGAAGCTATCGCTCGCGCTAGAATCtgaaaattatatcaaaaaattgtTGAACTTGTTTCACATGTGTGAGGATTTGGACAATTTAGAAGGTTTGCACCATCTGTACGAGATATTCCGTGGGATATTCCTCCTCAACCAGACGTCGCTGTTCGAGACGATGTTCAGCGAGGAGTCAATATTCGATGTGGTCGGATGCTTAGAGTACGATCCGAGCAGTTCACAGCCGAAAAAACATAGGGAGTATCTGCGTGAGCTAGCCAAGTTCAAAGAGGTGATACCGATCAAGAATCAGGAGCTGCTGGCGAAGATCCACCAGACGTATCGCGTTCAGTATATTCAAGACGTCGTCTTTCACACGCCGACCGTCTTCGAAGAGAATATGCTGAGCGCGCTGTCGagtttcatcttcttcaataaGGTCGAAATAGTCAAGATTATTGAAGAAGACGAGCGGTTCCTCACCGATCTGTTTAAGCAGTTGACCGACGTGAAGACGTCCGATCTTAAACGAAGGGATCTGGTGTTGTTTCTAAAGGAATTGTGTAGCTTTTCGCAAAATCTGCAGCCGCCTGACAAGGACGCTTTTTATAAGACTCTTGTATCGTTAGGTATTCTGCCCGCCCTAGAGATAACATTAGGCGTTGATGACCAAAAGACTAAGACTGCGTCCATCGACATACTGACTTATATTGTTGAGTTCTCGCCTTCAGTTGTTAGGGACTATACATTGCAGCAAGAGAACCAAGATGAg GAGCAGTTGCTGCTTAATATTATTATCGAACAAATGTTAAGAGATCACGATCCCGAATTAGGTGGGGCCGTACAACTCATGGGAGTGTTGAGAATACTCTTGGACCCCGAAAATATGCTGTCGTCGGCCAATAAATCGGAAAAGGCAGACTTCCTCAATTTTTTCTACAAACACGGCTTACAAACTTTGATAG CTCCTCTTTTGTCGTATACTTGCGGTGATATGCCTTCGAACGAAGAATATCACACGGTTCAACTCCTCGGTTTGGTGTTAGAGTTAATGTCTTTTTGTGTTGAGCACCACAcatatcatataaaaaattgtgTGATCAACAAG GATTTACTGCGAAAAGTTTTAGTTTTAATGAACTCGACCCATACTTTCCTAGTGTTAGGCGCTCTTCGTGTGATGCGAAAAATCATCGCATTGAAGGATGAATTTTACAATCGATATATAATTAAGGGGAACTTGTTTAATCCTGTTGTAGAAGCTTTCCTTAGGAATAATGGAcg ATATAATTTGTTAGATTCGGCAATTTTAGAGATGTTCGAATTTATTAAAGTAGAAGACATAAAATCGTTATGTCTACATGTTGTAGAAGAATTCGGAAAGGTGCTAGAGAACATTGAATATGTTCAGACATTTAAAACTTTGAAAAAGAAATACGACCAGCTCCAAGAAAGACCAAAGGATAGAGATCGAG GTGGTATTATAGGTGTAACGGAAGGCGTCGTGCCGAGCATACTGAGAGCTTCGAGAAATCGAAGGGACGCTCGTCAGATTGATGAGGAGGAGGAAATGTGGTTTGACGACGAGGAGGCGTTCGAGGGCGGTACAACTGAAGATGATTCGGTGGTGCCCACGCCGCCTCCAGCACTGCCGTCTGTTCCCGAACCAGACTTAGATTCAATAG GAAAGCTAATAGACAAAAAGAATGAAATCGGCTTAGTAAATGCTGTGAACGGACCGCATAGAACCGTCACGCCGAATTCGCCGCCTCTGCAAACGACTACGGTTCAATCGTCTGAGGAAATTCACCTCCCCGAACCAAAACTTTTCAATAAG GGTCTTGTCGATTACGAAGGTGACTCGGACGAGGAGGAGGACGCCCCAATGGAGACCAACGACGACGTGGTAGCTGGCACTCCGGTCGTGGCCGCCGAGTCAACAGGACCGCCTCTCACTCCGCCTCCTGATGATGCCGATAACGCGGATAGTCCCACACGGCAAGCTAAACGCCCGCGTCTATCGTAA
- the flfl gene encoding serine/threonine-protein phosphatase 4 regulatory subunit 3 flfl isoform X3: MTDTRRRVKLYALNAERQWDDRGTGHVSSCYVERLKGTSLLVRAEADSSLLLESKIQPDTAYQKQQDTLIVWSEGDNFDLALSFQEKAGCDEIWEKICQVQGKDPSVEITQDIVEESEDERFEDMSDIGLAIELPAVELSRLEDIKKVMTNCLMTPPHKEKLSLALESENYIKKLLNLFHMCEDLDNLEGLHHLYEIFRGIFLLNQTSLFETMFSEESIFDVVGCLEYDPSSSQPKKHREYLRELAKFKEVIPIKNQELLAKIHQTYRVQYIQDVVFHTPTVFEENMLSALSSFIFFNKVEIVKIIEEDERFLTDLFKQLTDVKTSDLKRRDLVLFLKELCSFSQNLQPPDKDAFYKTLVSLGILPALEITLGVDDQKTKTASIDILTYIVEFSPSVVRDYTLQQENQDEEQLLLNIIIEQMLRDHDPELGGAVQLMGVLRILLDPENMLSSANKSEKADFLNFFYKHGLQTLIAPLLSYTCGDMPSNEEYHTVQLLGLVLELMSFCVEHHTYHIKNCVINKDLLRKVLVLMNSTHTFLVLGALRVMRKIIALKDEFYNRYIIKGNLFNPVVEAFLRNNGRYNLLDSAILEMFEFIKVEDIKSLCLHVVEEFGKVLENIEYVQTFKTLKKKYDQLQERPKDRDRGVTEGVVPSILRASRNRRDARQIDEEEEMWFDDEEAFEGGTTEDDSVVPTPPPALPSVPEPDLDSIGKLIDKKNEIGLVNAVNGPHRTVTPNSPPLQTTTVQSSEEIHLPEPKLFNKGLVDYEGDSDEEEDAPMETNDDVVAGTPVVAAESTGPPLTPPPDDADNADSPTRQAKRPRLS, translated from the exons TCTGTTGTTGGAGAGCAAAATACAGCCAGACACGGCCTATCAGAAACAACAAGACACGCTCATCGTCTGGTCGGAGGGAGACAACTTTGACCTGGCTTTAAGTTTTCAAGAAAAAGCTGGGTGCGATGAGATTTGGGAGAAAATTTgtcag GTGCAAGGAAAGGATCCATCCGTTGAAATCACTCAAGACATAGTCGAAGAATCTGAAGATGAGCGATTCGAGGATATGTCCGACATCGGACTTGCAATCGAGCTTCCTGCAGTCGAACTGTCGCGGCTCGAAGACATAAAAAAAGTGATGACGAATTGTCTGATGACGCCGCCACACAAAGAGAAGCTATCGCTCGCGCTAGAATCtgaaaattatatcaaaaaattgtTGAACTTGTTTCACATGTGTGAGGATTTGGACAATTTAGAAGGTTTGCACCATCTGTACGAGATATTCCGTGGGATATTCCTCCTCAACCAGACGTCGCTGTTCGAGACGATGTTCAGCGAGGAGTCAATATTCGATGTGGTCGGATGCTTAGAGTACGATCCGAGCAGTTCACAGCCGAAAAAACATAGGGAGTATCTGCGTGAGCTAGCCAAGTTCAAAGAGGTGATACCGATCAAGAATCAGGAGCTGCTGGCGAAGATCCACCAGACGTATCGCGTTCAGTATATTCAAGACGTCGTCTTTCACACGCCGACCGTCTTCGAAGAGAATATGCTGAGCGCGCTGTCGagtttcatcttcttcaataaGGTCGAAATAGTCAAGATTATTGAAGAAGACGAGCGGTTCCTCACCGATCTGTTTAAGCAGTTGACCGACGTGAAGACGTCCGATCTTAAACGAAGGGATCTGGTGTTGTTTCTAAAGGAATTGTGTAGCTTTTCGCAAAATCTGCAGCCGCCTGACAAGGACGCTTTTTATAAGACTCTTGTATCGTTAGGTATTCTGCCCGCCCTAGAGATAACATTAGGCGTTGATGACCAAAAGACTAAGACTGCGTCCATCGACATACTGACTTATATTGTTGAGTTCTCGCCTTCAGTTGTTAGGGACTATACATTGCAGCAAGAGAACCAAGATGAg GAGCAGTTGCTGCTTAATATTATTATCGAACAAATGTTAAGAGATCACGATCCCGAATTAGGTGGGGCCGTACAACTCATGGGAGTGTTGAGAATACTCTTGGACCCCGAAAATATGCTGTCGTCGGCCAATAAATCGGAAAAGGCAGACTTCCTCAATTTTTTCTACAAACACGGCTTACAAACTTTGATAG CTCCTCTTTTGTCGTATACTTGCGGTGATATGCCTTCGAACGAAGAATATCACACGGTTCAACTCCTCGGTTTGGTGTTAGAGTTAATGTCTTTTTGTGTTGAGCACCACAcatatcatataaaaaattgtgTGATCAACAAG GATTTACTGCGAAAAGTTTTAGTTTTAATGAACTCGACCCATACTTTCCTAGTGTTAGGCGCTCTTCGTGTGATGCGAAAAATCATCGCATTGAAGGATGAATTTTACAATCGATATATAATTAAGGGGAACTTGTTTAATCCTGTTGTAGAAGCTTTCCTTAGGAATAATGGAcg ATATAATTTGTTAGATTCGGCAATTTTAGAGATGTTCGAATTTATTAAAGTAGAAGACATAAAATCGTTATGTCTACATGTTGTAGAAGAATTCGGAAAGGTGCTAGAGAACATTGAATATGTTCAGACATTTAAAACTTTGAAAAAGAAATACGACCAGCTCCAAGAAAGACCAAAGGATAGAGATCGAG GTGTAACGGAAGGCGTCGTGCCGAGCATACTGAGAGCTTCGAGAAATCGAAGGGACGCTCGTCAGATTGATGAGGAGGAGGAAATGTGGTTTGACGACGAGGAGGCGTTCGAGGGCGGTACAACTGAAGATGATTCGGTGGTGCCCACGCCGCCTCCAGCACTGCCGTCTGTTCCCGAACCAGACTTAGATTCAATAG GAAAGCTAATAGACAAAAAGAATGAAATCGGCTTAGTAAATGCTGTGAACGGACCGCATAGAACCGTCACGCCGAATTCGCCGCCTCTGCAAACGACTACGGTTCAATCGTCTGAGGAAATTCACCTCCCCGAACCAAAACTTTTCAATAAG GGTCTTGTCGATTACGAAGGTGACTCGGACGAGGAGGAGGACGCCCCAATGGAGACCAACGACGACGTGGTAGCTGGCACTCCGGTCGTGGCCGCCGAGTCAACAGGACCGCCTCTCACTCCGCCTCCTGATGATGCCGATAACGCGGATAGTCCCACACGGCAAGCTAAACGCCCGCGTCTATCGTAA
- the flfl gene encoding serine/threonine-protein phosphatase 4 regulatory subunit 3 flfl isoform X2: MTDTRRRVKLYALNAERQWDDRGTGHVSSCYVERLKGTSLLVRAEADSSLLLESKIQPDTAYQKQQDTLIVWSEGDNFDLALSFQEKAGCDEIWEKICQVQGKDPSVEITQDIVEESEDERFEDMSDIGLAIELPAVELSRLEDIKKVMTNCLMTPPHKEKLSLALESENYIKKLLNLFHMCEDLDNLEGLHHLYEIFRGIFLLNQTSLFETMFSEESIFDVVGCLEYDPSSSQPKKHREYLRELAKFKEVIPIKNQELLAKIHQTYRVQYIQDVVFHTPTVFEENMLSALSSFIFFNKVEIVKIIEEDERFLTDLFKQLTDVKTSDLKRRDLVLFLKELCSFSQNLQPPDKDAFYKTLVSLGILPALEITLGVDDQKTKTASIDILTYIVEFSPSVVRDYTLQQENQDEVILYFEQLLLNIIIEQMLRDHDPELGGAVQLMGVLRILLDPENMLSSANKSEKADFLNFFYKHGLQTLIAPLLSYTCGDMPSNEEYHTVQLLGLVLELMSFCVEHHTYHIKNCVINKDLLRKVLVLMNSTHTFLVLGALRVMRKIIALKDEFYNRYIIKGNLFNPVVEAFLRNNGRYNLLDSAILEMFEFIKVEDIKSLCLHVVEEFGKVLENIEYVQTFKTLKKKYDQLQERPKDRDRGGIIGVTEGVVPSILRASRNRRDARQIDEEEEMWFDDEEAFEGGTTEDDSVVPTPPPALPSVPEPDLDSIGKLIDKKNEIGLVNAVNGPHRTVTPNSPPLQTTTVQSSEEIHLPEPKLFNKGLVDYEGDSDEEEDAPMETNDDVVAGTPVVAAESTGPPLTPPPDDADNADSPTRQAKRPRLS, translated from the exons TCTGTTGTTGGAGAGCAAAATACAGCCAGACACGGCCTATCAGAAACAACAAGACACGCTCATCGTCTGGTCGGAGGGAGACAACTTTGACCTGGCTTTAAGTTTTCAAGAAAAAGCTGGGTGCGATGAGATTTGGGAGAAAATTTgtcag GTGCAAGGAAAGGATCCATCCGTTGAAATCACTCAAGACATAGTCGAAGAATCTGAAGATGAGCGATTCGAGGATATGTCCGACATCGGACTTGCAATCGAGCTTCCTGCAGTCGAACTGTCGCGGCTCGAAGACATAAAAAAAGTGATGACGAATTGTCTGATGACGCCGCCACACAAAGAGAAGCTATCGCTCGCGCTAGAATCtgaaaattatatcaaaaaattgtTGAACTTGTTTCACATGTGTGAGGATTTGGACAATTTAGAAGGTTTGCACCATCTGTACGAGATATTCCGTGGGATATTCCTCCTCAACCAGACGTCGCTGTTCGAGACGATGTTCAGCGAGGAGTCAATATTCGATGTGGTCGGATGCTTAGAGTACGATCCGAGCAGTTCACAGCCGAAAAAACATAGGGAGTATCTGCGTGAGCTAGCCAAGTTCAAAGAGGTGATACCGATCAAGAATCAGGAGCTGCTGGCGAAGATCCACCAGACGTATCGCGTTCAGTATATTCAAGACGTCGTCTTTCACACGCCGACCGTCTTCGAAGAGAATATGCTGAGCGCGCTGTCGagtttcatcttcttcaataaGGTCGAAATAGTCAAGATTATTGAAGAAGACGAGCGGTTCCTCACCGATCTGTTTAAGCAGTTGACCGACGTGAAGACGTCCGATCTTAAACGAAGGGATCTGGTGTTGTTTCTAAAGGAATTGTGTAGCTTTTCGCAAAATCTGCAGCCGCCTGACAAGGACGCTTTTTATAAGACTCTTGTATCGTTAGGTATTCTGCCCGCCCTAGAGATAACATTAGGCGTTGATGACCAAAAGACTAAGACTGCGTCCATCGACATACTGACTTATATTGTTGAGTTCTCGCCTTCAGTTGTTAGGGACTATACATTGCAGCAAGAGAACCAAGATGAggtgattttatatttt GAGCAGTTGCTGCTTAATATTATTATCGAACAAATGTTAAGAGATCACGATCCCGAATTAGGTGGGGCCGTACAACTCATGGGAGTGTTGAGAATACTCTTGGACCCCGAAAATATGCTGTCGTCGGCCAATAAATCGGAAAAGGCAGACTTCCTCAATTTTTTCTACAAACACGGCTTACAAACTTTGATAG CTCCTCTTTTGTCGTATACTTGCGGTGATATGCCTTCGAACGAAGAATATCACACGGTTCAACTCCTCGGTTTGGTGTTAGAGTTAATGTCTTTTTGTGTTGAGCACCACAcatatcatataaaaaattgtgTGATCAACAAG GATTTACTGCGAAAAGTTTTAGTTTTAATGAACTCGACCCATACTTTCCTAGTGTTAGGCGCTCTTCGTGTGATGCGAAAAATCATCGCATTGAAGGATGAATTTTACAATCGATATATAATTAAGGGGAACTTGTTTAATCCTGTTGTAGAAGCTTTCCTTAGGAATAATGGAcg ATATAATTTGTTAGATTCGGCAATTTTAGAGATGTTCGAATTTATTAAAGTAGAAGACATAAAATCGTTATGTCTACATGTTGTAGAAGAATTCGGAAAGGTGCTAGAGAACATTGAATATGTTCAGACATTTAAAACTTTGAAAAAGAAATACGACCAGCTCCAAGAAAGACCAAAGGATAGAGATCGAG GTGGTATTATAGGTGTAACGGAAGGCGTCGTGCCGAGCATACTGAGAGCTTCGAGAAATCGAAGGGACGCTCGTCAGATTGATGAGGAGGAGGAAATGTGGTTTGACGACGAGGAGGCGTTCGAGGGCGGTACAACTGAAGATGATTCGGTGGTGCCCACGCCGCCTCCAGCACTGCCGTCTGTTCCCGAACCAGACTTAGATTCAATAG GAAAGCTAATAGACAAAAAGAATGAAATCGGCTTAGTAAATGCTGTGAACGGACCGCATAGAACCGTCACGCCGAATTCGCCGCCTCTGCAAACGACTACGGTTCAATCGTCTGAGGAAATTCACCTCCCCGAACCAAAACTTTTCAATAAG GGTCTTGTCGATTACGAAGGTGACTCGGACGAGGAGGAGGACGCCCCAATGGAGACCAACGACGACGTGGTAGCTGGCACTCCGGTCGTGGCCGCCGAGTCAACAGGACCGCCTCTCACTCCGCCTCCTGATGATGCCGATAACGCGGATAGTCCCACACGGCAAGCTAAACGCCCGCGTCTATCGTAA